The Mycosarcoma maydis chromosome 15, whole genome shotgun sequence DNA segment tgcagcaagcagcgagTATTTCGATGAGCGAATCACGTCAAACTGCCGCGATTCAGATCCAGTGTGACATGGCACGCCCAGACTGAACTGCGAAAGATGACTTAGGGGAACCCCATAAACGCTCGAATTTGTGTCCAGAGACGCACGCAGGATCGGACTTTTCAAGATACGCGAGAGCTTTTGGCTCGTGTTCTCTTCAAAGTCGATTTCCACATAGTGATGCAGGCGTCTAGACAAGTCGGTGTCTGCCATGATCCGCCAATAACGACTGTCGCTCCCCGCTCCTACTGAAAtgatctgcttctgctcaCAGCCCTGCCGTAAAAACGATTCaacctcggcatcgatggtGGAACAACGAAGATAAGTGCCTATGTTGATCAGTGGGGACCTCCGTATTGAAGAACCGGGGTGATGTGGTTGAGGAAAGCCGGATCGGCCTGTAGGATGTCCACCGTTGGACGGCAATGTGGAGGAAAACTCCTGTGTAAAGGGCTCCGAAGGCAAGTAGCCGAGCTTCAGAGCTGAGAGACGTGATAGCAGTGCGTCTGAGTCAGTGTTTCGCACCGCATCATCCGCTTGTCTCGCTGTGCTGGTTATGTTGGTGGCATCGCTAGTCTGCCCACTGTGGGCTTTGGTGCGACTACGAGGCAGGCCCAGTGATAGACGTAGAGACGGAGCTGGAGCAGGTGCGTCCTTGCTTGTGGCTGCAGTCTCTGTCCTCACTGCTATGGAGCGCGGTAGCCCTGGTCCTGGTACTGGCTGTGGCGACCGTATCTCGCAACGCTCATCGGCATTGCGGAGCTGATTCTGAGGTATTCTTAGACGGCGCTCCGGCGCTCGACCAATCTCGGATGCTGATGACTCATCCTCGGTCGCAAAGGGATCTCGTAGACTTGTGTCTCGCTGCATGATTGTACGGTGATGCCTTGGTCCCGGCTCTTCGAGAAGGAGTGGTTGTGATCTGCAAGGCGTTGTCAACATCAGGTGCGTGTCCTAAAAGTGTGCGTCTGTGCATGGAAGTGACACAGCGGAGGTGAAAAATGTGGGACCCGATTTCAGGGTTCGAAATCATGTTTCGGCACCCGATCTAAGATCTCGCGTATCGGCTGGGTGAAAGAAACCCTCCTACCAACTCGAAGACTCACAACTCATAGGATCAGCTTCTGAATGCGAATGAGAACGATCTCCTCGAAAGGGCTTTGCCGGATGACTTGTCCAGCTCTTCGCCAAAGTCCGAAGCTCAGACGCACGAATGCGGATTAACGTTGATTGCAAGCACGTTTGGGATGGTGAGTCTTACCCGGAAGCACACCATGCAGCCATGTGATTTGGAAAGCTGTGGATGGACCACGTTGGTAAGTCGTGAAGGGCCATGCGGCTGTCAAGGAAGGCCA contains these protein-coding regions:
- a CDS encoding uncharacterized protein (related to PPM1 carboxyl methyltransferase), which codes for MQRDTSLRDPFATEDESSASEIGRAPERRLRIPQNQLRNADERCEIRSPQPVPGPGLPRSIAVRTETAATSKDAPAPAPSLRLSLGLPRSRTKAHSGQTSDATNITSTARQADDAVRNTDSDALLSRLSALKLGYLPSEPFTQEFSSTLPSNGGHPTGRSGFPQPHHPGSSIRRSPLINIGTYLRCSTIDAEVESFLRQGCEQKQIISVGAGSDSRYWRIMADTDLSRRLHHYVEIDFEENTSQKLSRILKSPILRASLDTNSSVYGVPLSHLSQFSLGVPCHTGSESRQFDVIRSSKYSLLAADVRSLHPDTPSAERIDLEHLLGPASTGLDSTLPTLILFECVLAYIAPDRADWLIRHLGQRFAAVQALSYDIALAGDAHPSAKAVACVSSESESSECGQTVGTADSAISTSTTVASPAPPSRFGRVMLQNLEMRKLSLPGARAYPTIHAQSQRFAQAWSDSQALQIETSGRSLFSIWSDLGAEQRSRLSRLEGLDEVEEIDMLLQHYCIVQARRQRP